One window of Chryseobacterium sp. JJR-5R genomic DNA carries:
- the lysA gene encoding diaminopimelate decarboxylase, whose protein sequence is MNSQDLLQIANEFGTPVYVYDAESIKTQYEKLTSSFLKHTKFFYAAKALTNINILKYIKNLGASLDCVSINEVKLGLKAGFTKEKILFTPNCVDLAEIEQAMTLGVHINIDNISILEQFGNKYGNIYPILVRINPHIFAGGNYKISTGHIDSKFGISIHQVRHIERVMKSTNLNVEGLHMHTGSEIKDPDVFLQALDIMLELSEHFPNLKYLDMGSGFKIPYQDSEEETDVKTLGKKVEKVISEFSKSTGKKFELWFEPGKFLVGKSGYLLVKANVIKQTTATVFVGVNSGFNHLIRPMFYDSYHQINNLSNPKGAERIYTVVGNICETDTFAWDRKLNEVREGDILVFHNAGAYGFEMSSNFNSRLKPAEVLFLDGKAHLIRKRDEFEDLLRNQIEIL, encoded by the coding sequence ATGAATTCACAAGATTTATTACAGATTGCCAATGAGTTTGGCACACCGGTGTATGTGTATGACGCTGAATCTATTAAGACGCAATATGAAAAACTCACCTCTTCTTTTTTAAAACATACAAAGTTCTTCTATGCTGCGAAGGCACTTACGAATATCAATATCTTAAAGTATATCAAAAACCTGGGTGCTTCATTAGACTGTGTCTCTATCAATGAAGTAAAATTAGGACTGAAAGCAGGATTTACCAAGGAAAAAATACTCTTTACCCCCAACTGTGTAGACCTGGCTGAAATTGAACAGGCCATGACCCTGGGTGTGCATATTAATATTGACAATATTTCTATTCTTGAACAGTTCGGGAACAAATACGGAAATATATACCCGATTTTAGTAAGGATCAATCCGCATATCTTTGCCGGCGGAAACTACAAGATTTCCACAGGCCATATCGACAGTAAATTCGGTATTTCCATTCATCAGGTCCGCCATATCGAAAGAGTGATGAAAAGCACCAACCTGAACGTGGAAGGCCTTCACATGCATACGGGAAGCGAGATCAAGGATCCGGATGTGTTCCTGCAGGCCCTGGATATTATGCTTGAACTTTCCGAACATTTCCCGAACCTGAAATACCTGGATATGGGAAGCGGTTTCAAAATTCCCTATCAGGACAGTGAAGAAGAAACAGATGTAAAAACGTTAGGTAAAAAAGTAGAAAAAGTGATTTCCGAATTTTCAAAATCAACAGGGAAAAAATTTGAACTGTGGTTTGAGCCGGGAAAATTCCTTGTAGGGAAAAGCGGATACCTTCTGGTAAAAGCCAATGTCATCAAACAGACGACAGCAACGGTTTTCGTAGGGGTAAACTCGGGTTTTAACCACCTGATCCGTCCGATGTTCTATGATTCTTACCATCAGATCAATAATTTATCAAACCCGAAAGGCGCAGAAAGAATTTATACCGTAGTCGGGAATATCTGTGAAACCGATACGTTTGCATGGGACCGGAAACTGAACGAAGTGAGGGAAGGCGATATTTTAGTTTTCCATAATGCAGGGGCCTACGGTTTTGAAATGAGCTCTAACTTCAATTCCAGATTGAAGCCGGCAGAAGTCCTTTTCCTGGACGGCAAAGCCCACCTGATCCGTAAAAGGGATGAATTTGAAGATCTGCTGAGAAATCAGATTGAAATATTGTAG
- a CDS encoding nitrilase-related carbon-nitrogen hydrolase, translating to MKITGLNSDIIWKDKAANFQFIEKELQNKEADLFLLPEMFSTGFCMDASEVSDRNQESLGFLKKMSLEKNAAFCGSAPVEENGKFFNRMYFVQPDSRVDFYDKRHLFSFSGEDKVYSKGKERVIVSYKGFRLLLQVCYDLRFPVFARNNDDYDAILYVANWPEKRVGAWEHLLKARAIENLSYVFGLNRIGTDGNDLFYQESSHCFFADGKEISEKSGNIVTAELNSEELRDFRSHFQFLNDRDDFEISGLK from the coding sequence ATGAAGATTACAGGACTGAATTCGGATATCATCTGGAAAGATAAAGCGGCCAACTTTCAATTCATAGAAAAAGAACTGCAGAATAAAGAAGCGGATCTCTTTCTTCTGCCGGAAATGTTTTCGACCGGTTTCTGTATGGATGCTTCGGAAGTCTCGGACAGGAATCAGGAATCCCTTGGGTTTTTAAAGAAGATGTCCCTTGAGAAAAATGCGGCTTTCTGCGGAAGTGCACCGGTGGAAGAAAACGGGAAGTTTTTCAACAGGATGTATTTCGTGCAGCCGGATTCCCGGGTTGATTTTTATGACAAGCGCCATTTGTTTTCTTTCTCCGGAGAAGATAAAGTGTATTCCAAAGGAAAAGAAAGGGTAATCGTCAGCTATAAAGGTTTCAGGCTTCTGCTACAGGTATGTTATGACCTCCGGTTTCCTGTTTTTGCGAGAAATAATGATGATTATGATGCCATTCTGTATGTGGCCAACTGGCCGGAGAAAAGAGTAGGAGCCTGGGAGCATTTATTAAAAGCCAGGGCAATTGAGAACCTGTCTTATGTGTTTGGTCTAAACAGGATAGGCACTGACGGGAATGACCTTTTTTATCAGGAAAGTTCACACTGCTTTTTTGCGGATGGCAAAGAAATTTCTGAAAAAAGCGGAAATATCGTTACTGCAGAATTAAATAGCGAAGAATTAAGGGATTTCAGAAGCCACTTCCAGTTCCTGAATGACCGTGATGATTTTGAAATTTCAGGTTTGAAGTAA
- a CDS encoding thiamine pyrophosphate-dependent enzyme — translation MAKNIAEQIVEMLENANVKRIYAVTGDSLNHLNMAVKKSSIEWIHVRHEEVGAFAAAAEAELDGFAVCAGSCGPGHIHLINGVYEAHRSHLPMLVIASTIPSEEMGTDYFQETNTIKLFDDCSHYNQMITRPEQVQRIMQTAIQHAISKKGVSVIGLPGDVSELDAEEAVTSNTIFKTNPVIRPSDEELRSLADLINRSEKVTLYCGIGAEKAGPEVIQLSKYLKAPVGYSFRGKMAIQPNNPNEVGLTGLLGLPSAYHAMHEADLLVLLGTDFPYQKFMPVKNKIVQIDESPERLGRRAKLEIGLTGDVKETIKALLPLLDEKKDVNFLNQQLEFYEKVKEDQMIYVKDPGTEDAIQPEFVTHTLDKLAKQDAIFTVDTGMCCVWGARYVTGTGERKMLGSFNHGSMANAMPMAIGAALAHPQKQVIAMCGDGGLSMLLGDMATIFQYKLPVKLIVFNNRSLGMVKLEMEVAGMPDNETDMVNPDFAMLAQVMGYPGKNVSKPEEVENAIRECLDHDGPYLLNIFTNRNALALPPKVELEQVLGMTKAMTQLMLGGKMEEALDTVKSNYKHIKDIL, via the coding sequence ATGGCGAAAAATATAGCAGAGCAAATTGTAGAAATGCTCGAGAATGCAAACGTGAAAAGAATTTATGCAGTAACCGGAGACAGCCTCAACCACCTCAATATGGCAGTGAAAAAAAGCAGTATTGAGTGGATTCATGTACGGCATGAAGAGGTCGGAGCATTTGCTGCAGCGGCTGAGGCGGAACTTGACGGGTTTGCGGTATGTGCCGGAAGTTGCGGACCGGGGCACATTCACCTGATTAACGGTGTTTATGAAGCCCACCGCTCACACCTTCCGATGCTGGTCATTGCTTCTACTATTCCAAGTGAAGAAATGGGAACGGATTATTTTCAGGAAACCAATACCATAAAGTTATTTGATGACTGCAGCCATTATAACCAGATGATTACCAGGCCGGAACAGGTGCAGAGGATCATGCAGACGGCTATCCAGCATGCAATTTCCAAAAAAGGCGTGTCTGTCATCGGGCTTCCCGGGGATGTTTCCGAGCTGGATGCAGAAGAAGCGGTGACTTCCAATACAATTTTTAAAACAAATCCGGTCATTCGTCCTTCTGATGAAGAACTGAGAAGCCTGGCTGATCTTATTAATAGAAGCGAAAAAGTCACCCTCTACTGCGGAATAGGCGCTGAAAAGGCAGGTCCTGAAGTGATACAGCTGTCAAAATATTTAAAGGCACCGGTAGGATATTCCTTCCGTGGGAAAATGGCCATTCAGCCGAATAATCCCAATGAAGTCGGGTTAACAGGCTTGCTGGGCCTTCCTTCTGCTTACCACGCAATGCATGAAGCCGATTTACTCGTTCTTTTAGGAACTGATTTTCCATATCAGAAATTCATGCCCGTAAAAAATAAAATCGTTCAGATTGATGAAAGTCCCGAAAGGCTGGGAAGAAGGGCAAAGCTGGAAATTGGGCTTACCGGCGATGTAAAAGAGACCATAAAAGCCCTGCTGCCTCTGTTGGATGAGAAAAAAGATGTCAATTTCCTGAACCAGCAGCTGGAGTTTTATGAAAAAGTAAAAGAAGACCAGATGATCTATGTAAAAGATCCCGGGACTGAAGATGCCATCCAGCCGGAATTTGTAACCCATACTTTGGATAAATTGGCAAAACAGGATGCCATTTTTACTGTTGATACCGGGATGTGCTGCGTTTGGGGAGCAAGGTATGTTACCGGAACGGGCGAACGTAAAATGCTGGGCTCATTCAATCACGGATCCATGGCCAATGCAATGCCGATGGCAATAGGTGCGGCCCTGGCCCATCCGCAAAAGCAGGTGATCGCCATGTGCGGGGATGGAGGCTTATCTATGCTGTTGGGAGATATGGCAACCATTTTCCAGTATAAACTTCCTGTAAAGCTTATTGTATTCAACAACAGGTCATTGGGAATGGTAAAGCTGGAAATGGAAGTAGCCGGAATGCCGGACAATGAAACGGATATGGTAAATCCTGATTTTGCCATGCTTGCCCAGGTTATGGGCTATCCCGGAAAGAATGTCTCCAAGCCTGAAGAAGTTGAAAATGCCATTAGGGAATGTCTCGATCATGACGGTCCGTACCTTTTAAATATCTTTACCAACCGGAATGCCCTGGCTTTACCTCCGAAAGTGGAACTTGAACAGGTGCTGGGAATGACCAAGGCAATGACCCAGCTGATGCTCGGCGGTAAAATGGAAGAAGCACTGGATACGGTAAAAAGTAACTATAAACATATTAAAGATATTCTGTAA
- the rseP gene encoding RIP metalloprotease RseP translates to MEIAIKLFQFILSISILVILHELGHFLPAKYFKTKVEKFYLFFDPWFSLAKKKIGETEYGIGWLPFGGYVKIAGMVDESMDTEQLKQPAQPWEFRAKPAWQRLIIMLGGVTVNFFLAWLIYSSLSFFNGETYTDLTKFNNGIGVTDAGRKMGFQSGDKIISIDGKPAERLENASINILLGDNVTVLRNGKEVTFPIEKDGVADVLKQKEAKMYITPRFTMTVDSLVTPAAKSSGLAKGDKVLAVNGKQTPFFDEVGVVLNENKGKTVQIDVLRNGQPQTVAAPVDKNGKLGIAVDQKSIAGVVTDKKYSFGEAIPRGFVRTIEALTMQVKQFKIMFNSKIQGYKNVGGPIAIVKNMPVDRDANGDVSINWAAFWSFTAMFSIWLAFLNLIPIPGLDGGHVIFTLYEMIVGKPVPQKVLENAQMIGVIFLLGLMLLIFGNDIFKIVTDKF, encoded by the coding sequence ATGGAAATAGCAATCAAACTGTTTCAATTTATATTGAGCATTTCTATCTTAGTAATTCTTCATGAGCTGGGGCATTTCTTACCGGCAAAATACTTTAAGACCAAAGTTGAAAAATTCTATCTTTTCTTCGATCCCTGGTTTTCTCTTGCCAAGAAAAAAATCGGTGAAACCGAATACGGTATCGGATGGCTTCCCTTCGGAGGATATGTAAAAATCGCCGGAATGGTGGATGAAAGCATGGATACCGAACAGTTGAAGCAGCCCGCACAGCCATGGGAATTCCGGGCCAAACCGGCCTGGCAGAGGCTGATTATCATGCTGGGAGGCGTAACGGTTAATTTTTTCCTTGCGTGGCTGATCTACAGCTCACTTTCCTTTTTTAACGGGGAAACCTATACTGACCTTACCAAATTCAATAATGGCATCGGGGTAACGGATGCCGGCAGAAAAATGGGATTCCAGAGCGGTGACAAAATCATCAGCATCGATGGGAAGCCCGCTGAGCGGCTGGAAAATGCATCCATTAATATTTTACTGGGTGATAACGTAACGGTACTCAGAAACGGCAAAGAGGTAACTTTCCCAATTGAGAAAGACGGAGTAGCCGACGTTCTGAAGCAAAAAGAGGCCAAAATGTACATTACCCCGAGATTCACCATGACGGTTGACTCTCTGGTAACGCCGGCAGCCAAATCATCCGGACTGGCAAAAGGCGACAAGGTACTTGCTGTCAACGGAAAACAAACCCCGTTCTTTGATGAGGTAGGTGTTGTTTTAAATGAAAACAAAGGAAAAACGGTACAGATTGATGTACTGAGGAACGGACAGCCCCAGACCGTTGCGGCCCCTGTGGATAAAAACGGTAAATTAGGAATCGCTGTTGACCAGAAAAGCATTGCCGGCGTTGTTACTGATAAAAAATATTCTTTCGGTGAGGCGATCCCGAGAGGTTTCGTAAGGACTATTGAAGCTTTAACCATGCAGGTAAAGCAGTTTAAAATCATGTTCAACTCAAAAATACAGGGATATAAAAATGTCGGCGGACCGATAGCCATTGTGAAGAACATGCCGGTTGACAGAGATGCAAACGGTGATGTTTCTATCAATTGGGCTGCATTCTGGAGCTTCACTGCAATGTTCTCCATATGGTTGGCTTTTTTAAATTTAATTCCGATCCCGGGATTGGACGGCGGTCATGTTATTTTCACTTTGTATGAAATGATTGTCGGAAAACCGGTTCCTCAAAAAGTATTGGAAAATGCACAGATGATCGGGGTTATCTTCCTGTTGGGACTGATGCTACTGATTTTCGGAAATGACATTTTCAAGATTGTTACCGATAAGTTTTAA
- the trxA gene encoding thioredoxin — MSQKFQEIIDSERPVLIDFFATWCQPCKVQSSVLNTVKENVGDKARIIKVDVDQYPAIASQYGVRGVPTLAVFKKGELLYKESGVHDVNRLTQILEQYI; from the coding sequence ATGTCACAGAAATTCCAGGAAATCATTGACTCCGAAAGGCCGGTACTGATCGATTTCTTTGCAACGTGGTGCCAGCCGTGCAAAGTACAGTCTTCGGTTCTCAATACCGTAAAGGAAAATGTGGGCGACAAAGCAAGAATCATTAAGGTGGATGTTGACCAGTATCCCGCTATAGCTTCCCAGTACGGAGTACGCGGAGTTCCTACCTTAGCCGTGTTCAAAAAAGGAGAACTGTTATATAAAGAAAGCGGCGTGCATGATGTGAACCGGTTGACGCAGATTTTAGAACAATATATTTAG
- a CDS encoding 3'-5' exonuclease — protein sequence MYSIIDIESNGAGYRKECIIDIAIYRYDGQKIVDQFISLVNPESDITPFVQKLTNITPKMVRTAPKFHEIAKRVIEITANTTLVGHNIDFDYRMLRQSFQRLGYDYKINTLDTIPLAKKLIPDEASYSLGKLVKSLGIPLTNHHRADGDARATLELFKLLILKDTQNEIIQEHHEESNAKTYINKIKVLTQDLPNEKGFVYFQDESGRIIFSDHVQDINKFSKKIFNSKSKRWEAVQEDTEQINYELTGTDIIAKLILNSKGIRKREILPFGLYYRNSKYIVEKNKLNKDEKPILKFKSFTQGSKAVQFISKLEEYNEVEAFKNKINFKKKNGLWLGTGRKLGEKLFLIVENGKVVSYGFYELFTQIQTLSKLSKLKIDLLFQSSDLNNDLQLALIRGDFETLPLPK from the coding sequence ATGTATTCAATTATCGATATAGAAAGCAATGGTGCAGGTTATAGGAAAGAATGCATTATAGATATTGCCATTTACAGGTATGACGGGCAGAAAATTGTAGACCAGTTTATTTCCCTGGTTAATCCTGAAAGCGATATTACGCCCTTCGTGCAGAAACTCACGAATATTACCCCCAAAATGGTCAGGACGGCCCCGAAATTTCATGAAATAGCCAAAAGAGTGATTGAAATTACGGCCAATACCACTTTGGTAGGCCACAATATCGATTTTGATTACAGGATGCTGCGCCAGTCTTTTCAAAGGCTGGGTTATGATTATAAGATCAATACATTGGATACCATTCCGCTGGCAAAAAAACTGATTCCGGATGAGGCAAGCTATTCCCTCGGTAAACTTGTGAAATCCCTCGGAATCCCGCTTACCAACCACCACCGGGCAGACGGTGATGCAAGAGCGACTCTGGAGCTGTTCAAGCTGCTGATCTTAAAAGATACCCAAAACGAGATCATCCAGGAGCATCATGAAGAATCCAATGCCAAGACTTATATCAACAAGATCAAAGTGCTTACGCAGGATCTTCCCAACGAAAAGGGGTTTGTCTATTTCCAGGATGAATCCGGGAGAATTATTTTTTCGGATCATGTTCAGGACATCAATAAATTCTCAAAAAAAATATTTAATTCCAAGTCCAAAAGATGGGAAGCTGTTCAGGAAGACACAGAACAGATCAATTATGAGCTTACCGGAACCGATATTATTGCCAAGCTGATTTTAAATTCAAAAGGAATCAGAAAGAGGGAAATTCTTCCGTTCGGGCTGTATTACAGAAATTCAAAGTATATCGTAGAAAAGAACAAACTGAACAAAGATGAAAAGCCGATCCTGAAGTTCAAATCTTTCACACAGGGTTCAAAGGCCGTCCAGTTTATCAGTAAACTGGAAGAATACAATGAGGTGGAAGCTTTTAAAAATAAAATCAATTTCAAAAAGAAAAACGGGCTCTGGCTGGGGACGGGAAGGAAGCTGGGAGAAAAACTATTTTTAATTGTTGAAAACGGTAAAGTGGTTTCTTATGGATTTTATGAGCTTTTTACACAGATTCAGACCTTAAGCAAACTTTCCAAACTTAAAATCGACCTGCTGTTCCAGTCATCCGATCTTAATAATGATTTACAGCTTGCCCTCATCCGAGGCGATTTTGAGACATTGCCGCTGCCTAAATAA
- a CDS encoding DUF6646 family protein: protein MKKLFFIVMLIFAGTAADAQAWTGKGDQKINAGISAWGYGTGITGTYDYGLNNLISVGAGLNAYFGNYKDNDNDNRVFVFGRLNFHLKETLQLPEKLDIYPGIDIGVVGSDFGLGAHIGARYFFTDRIGVFAEVGNNGSLGVSINL from the coding sequence ATGAAGAAACTGTTTTTTATCGTGATGCTGATCTTTGCAGGCACAGCTGCAGATGCGCAGGCATGGACAGGAAAAGGAGATCAGAAAATCAATGCAGGAATAAGTGCGTGGGGTTACGGAACAGGAATTACGGGAACCTATGACTACGGGCTGAATAACCTGATCTCTGTAGGTGCCGGGCTGAATGCCTATTTTGGCAATTACAAAGATAATGACAATGATAACCGTGTTTTTGTTTTCGGAAGGCTGAATTTCCACCTGAAAGAAACTTTGCAGCTGCCTGAAAAACTGGATATTTATCCGGGAATCGATATCGGGGTTGTAGGAAGCGACTTTGGGCTTGGTGCCCACATCGGTGCACGGTACTTTTTTACTGACAGAATCGGGGTATTTGCAGAAGTCGGCAACAATGGCAGCCTCGGGGTTTCCATCAATTTATAA
- a CDS encoding helicase HerA-like domain-containing protein yields the protein MADKIQFIKELNAKYTPKGDHIILGKAMLDGEVVTEVNVAVPLKTINRHGLIAGATGTGKTKTLQVFAEQLSHQGIPSLVLDIKGDFSGIAEAGTENPAIKERYAKTQLPYNPQAFPVELMTISGERGVKLRATVTEFGPVLLSKILQLNETQQSIMSIVFKYCDDKGLPLIDLNDLKKVLQYVTENAQGKAELSSDYGSISPASLGAILRSIVALEQQGASGFFGELSFDVHDLLQTRDGKGVVNILRVADIQSKPQLFSTFMLSLFAEIYMTFPEEGDSGKPKLVLFIDEAHLIFDESSKALVSQIETMVKLIRSKGVGIYFITQIPGDVPEAVLSQLGLKIQHALRGFTAKDKKEISKAVENYPETEFYNASTLIQNLGIGEAFITALDEKGIPTPLVHTYLISPESRMDVLNDAEITELTGRSALVAKYEKPENNESAYEILVKRMEQAVQKAAPGQKTKPVKEEPGMFEQILQSKAGRTFTGTLMREGAKAILGMLGLGGRKR from the coding sequence ATGGCAGACAAAATACAGTTTATTAAAGAACTCAACGCGAAATACACTCCGAAAGGAGACCATATTATACTAGGAAAAGCGATGCTGGACGGTGAAGTGGTTACTGAAGTGAATGTTGCGGTTCCGCTGAAGACCATTAACCGCCACGGTCTTATTGCCGGGGCAACAGGAACGGGCAAAACAAAAACCCTGCAGGTTTTTGCAGAGCAGCTTTCCCATCAGGGAATCCCTTCTCTGGTATTGGACATTAAAGGTGACTTTTCGGGAATTGCAGAAGCAGGAACCGAAAATCCGGCCATTAAAGAACGGTATGCAAAAACACAGCTTCCTTACAATCCACAGGCGTTTCCGGTAGAACTGATGACGATTTCCGGGGAAAGAGGCGTGAAGCTGAGAGCCACGGTTACAGAATTCGGTCCGGTTTTATTAAGTAAAATCCTGCAATTAAACGAGACACAGCAAAGCATCATGTCTATTGTTTTTAAATATTGTGATGATAAAGGGCTGCCTCTGATTGATCTGAACGACCTGAAAAAAGTATTGCAGTATGTTACGGAGAACGCGCAGGGAAAAGCTGAGCTTTCGTCAGACTACGGTTCTATTTCCCCGGCATCTTTAGGTGCGATCCTGCGATCGATAGTTGCTCTGGAGCAGCAGGGTGCTTCAGGTTTCTTCGGGGAGTTAAGCTTTGATGTCCATGACCTGCTTCAGACCAGGGACGGAAAAGGGGTGGTGAATATTTTGCGGGTGGCGGATATCCAGAGTAAGCCGCAGCTGTTCTCCACCTTCATGCTCTCTCTCTTTGCGGAAATTTATATGACTTTTCCTGAAGAGGGCGACAGCGGAAAGCCTAAGCTGGTTCTGTTTATTGATGAAGCTCATCTTATTTTTGATGAATCTTCCAAAGCGCTGGTCTCTCAGATTGAAACCATGGTAAAGCTGATCCGTTCAAAAGGAGTGGGGATCTACTTCATCACGCAAATTCCGGGTGATGTTCCGGAAGCGGTACTGTCCCAACTGGGATTAAAGATTCAGCATGCCCTTAGAGGGTTTACGGCAAAGGATAAAAAAGAAATCTCCAAGGCGGTGGAAAACTATCCGGAAACGGAATTTTATAATGCCTCCACGTTGATCCAGAACCTGGGAATCGGGGAGGCATTTATTACGGCGCTGGATGAAAAAGGAATCCCGACACCGCTGGTCCATACCTACCTGATTTCACCCGAATCCAGAATGGATGTGCTGAATGACGCTGAAATAACTGAGCTTACAGGCAGGTCAGCCTTGGTTGCCAAGTACGAAAAACCGGAAAACAACGAATCAGCTTATGAGATCCTGGTTAAAAGAATGGAACAGGCGGTTCAGAAGGCTGCTCCGGGACAGAAAACAAAACCGGTAAAAGAAGAGCCCGGAATGTTTGAGCAGATTCTGCAAAGCAAGGCAGGAAGGACTTTCACCGGTACCCTGATGCGTGAAGGTGCCAAAGCGATCCTCGGAATGCTTGGACTGGGAGGAAGAAAGAGATAA
- a CDS encoding MBL fold metallo-hydrolase gives MKVEQIYTGCLAQGAYYIVSENEAAIIDPLREIKPYLDRLEKDNVALKYIFETHFHADFVSGHLDLSRKTGAPIVYGPTAQPEFEAIIAEDSQVFEIGNVKIKALHTPGHTMESTTYLLIDESGTETAIFTGDTLFLGDVGRPDLAQKATSLTQEDLAGILYDSLQTKIMPLDDSITVYPAHGAGSACGKNMQKETVDILGNQKKTNYALNQPDKESFVKEVLDGLTAPPKYFGMNVAMNKNGYESLDTVMDKGLTEIAADDFEAYAEETGALILDTRSAAEFCKGFIPNSINIGLKGDFAPWVGTLIVDVKHPLLLVADEGTEEEVITRLSRVGFDHVLGYLKGGFAAWKNGGRETDEVKRISPAEFAEQFTEHSKVIDVRKISEYSAEHVDNAYNKPLDMISEWVKTIDDSEHFFLHCAGGYRSMIAASILNSHGIRNFTEIEGGFGGIKKAEKFPTSDFVCQSKTL, from the coding sequence ATGAAAGTCGAACAAATATATACCGGATGTCTGGCTCAGGGTGCGTACTACATCGTATCTGAAAATGAAGCTGCGATCATTGATCCTTTAAGAGAAATAAAACCTTATCTGGATCGTCTGGAAAAAGATAATGTCGCTTTAAAATATATTTTTGAAACCCATTTCCATGCAGATTTTGTCTCAGGACACCTGGATCTGAGCAGGAAAACAGGGGCACCTATTGTATACGGGCCTACGGCACAGCCTGAATTTGAAGCGATTATCGCAGAAGACAGTCAGGTTTTTGAAATCGGGAATGTAAAAATAAAAGCACTTCATACGCCGGGACATACGATGGAAAGTACCACGTACCTGCTGATTGATGAGTCCGGTACGGAAACCGCAATCTTTACCGGCGACACCTTATTTTTGGGAGATGTAGGAAGGCCGGATCTTGCCCAGAAAGCGACCAGCCTTACGCAGGAAGACCTTGCCGGAATTTTATACGACAGCCTGCAGACGAAAATCATGCCTCTGGACGACAGCATTACAGTATATCCTGCCCATGGTGCAGGTTCGGCCTGCGGAAAAAACATGCAGAAAGAAACCGTTGATATTTTAGGCAATCAGAAAAAAACAAATTACGCTTTGAATCAGCCGGACAAAGAATCTTTTGTCAAAGAAGTTCTTGACGGACTTACGGCACCGCCTAAATATTTCGGAATGAATGTGGCCATGAACAAAAACGGCTACGAGAGCCTTGATACTGTCATGGATAAAGGGCTGACCGAAATTGCGGCTGATGATTTTGAAGCATATGCCGAAGAAACGGGAGCGTTGATTCTGGATACAAGAAGCGCGGCTGAATTTTGCAAAGGATTCATCCCGAATTCTATAAATATAGGCCTGAAAGGTGATTTTGCCCCTTGGGTAGGCACTTTAATTGTTGATGTAAAACATCCTTTGCTGTTGGTAGCAGATGAAGGAACAGAAGAGGAAGTTATTACAAGACTGAGCCGTGTAGGTTTTGATCATGTATTGGGATACCTGAAAGGAGGCTTTGCAGCCTGGAAAAACGGCGGCAGGGAAACGGATGAGGTGAAAAGAATCTCTCCGGCAGAATTTGCAGAGCAGTTCACGGAACACTCAAAAGTGATCGATGTCCGTAAAATATCAGAGTATTCTGCCGAACATGTGGACAATGCTTATAATAAGCCCCTGGATATGATCAGCGAGTGGGTGAAAACCATTGACGATTCCGAGCATTTCTTTTTACACTGTGCAGGAGGTTACAGAAGCATGATTGCCGCCAGCATCCTTAACTCCCATGGCATCAGAAACTTTACTGAAATTGAAGGTGGTTTCGGCGGTATTAAAAAAGCGGAAAAATTTCCTACTTCTGATTTTGTATGCCAGTCCAAAACACTGTAA